From a region of the Constantimarinum furrinae genome:
- a CDS encoding type I restriction enzyme HsdR N-terminal domain-containing protein has translation MLKLNFPDYQFRFKSNENKPLIFDEIRKKFIVLTPEEWVRQHTLKYLISEKNYPKSLINVERELKLHNTLKRYDIVVFNRDGSIRILVECKAPGVVINQQTFDQIARYNFTLNADYLFLTNGLNHFACRMDFENEQYTFLKEVPTYE, from the coding sequence ATGCTGAAGCTCAATTTTCCGGACTATCAATTTCGTTTCAAAAGTAACGAAAACAAACCACTGATCTTTGATGAAATCAGAAAAAAATTCATTGTACTCACCCCGGAAGAATGGGTGCGACAGCATACCTTGAAATATCTAATTTCAGAAAAGAACTACCCCAAATCCCTAATAAATGTCGAAAGAGAATTGAAACTTCACAACACCCTAAAACGCTACGATATAGTCGTCTTTAACAGGGATGGCAGTATTCGCATTCTGGTGGAATGCAAAGCTCCCGGGGTTGTTATTAACCAACAGACCTTCGATCAGATCGCCCGATACAATTTTACCTTGAATGCCGATTATTTGTTCCTCACCAATGGATTGAATCATTTTGCCTGCCGTATGGATTTTGAAAACGAACAGTATACTTTTCTGAAAGAAGTACCTACATATGAATAA
- a CDS encoding glycosyltransferase family 2 protein, which yields MNIAVVILNWNGKELLSRFLPSVVNFSPEATIYVADNASTDDSVAFLSEHFPAVRILKNTTNGGYAKGYNDALQGLSEELFVLLNSDVEVSKNWLPPILTQFKTDPELAAAQPKVLDQQNKDHFEYAGAAGGFIDRLGYPYCRGRIFNSLEKDHGQFNDIREIFWASGACLIVRKDAFWKVGGFDEDYFAHQEEIDLCWRFQSVGNKVGYIGTSTVYHVGGATLASANPRKTFFNFRNSLLNLLKNKKGASVWGIIFLRLILDAVAAVQFLFQGKVKHFLAVMRAHLSFYLLIAKFLKKRKIHASGIKYFRTNSIVWNYFVRKERNFNEGY from the coding sequence TTGAATATTGCGGTCGTCATATTAAACTGGAATGGAAAGGAGTTACTTTCCAGGTTTCTGCCATCGGTGGTCAATTTTTCTCCCGAAGCAACGATCTATGTCGCCGATAATGCATCGACCGATGATTCTGTAGCTTTTCTTTCAGAACATTTTCCGGCGGTTAGAATCTTAAAGAACACGACGAACGGAGGCTATGCAAAAGGCTATAATGATGCCTTGCAGGGACTTTCAGAAGAACTCTTCGTGCTGCTAAACAGTGATGTGGAAGTAAGTAAAAACTGGTTACCACCTATTCTTACACAATTTAAAACAGATCCCGAACTTGCCGCTGCCCAACCTAAGGTCTTAGATCAACAAAACAAGGATCATTTTGAATATGCGGGAGCTGCCGGCGGCTTTATAGACCGACTGGGCTATCCGTATTGCCGGGGTCGCATCTTTAATAGCCTAGAAAAGGACCACGGCCAGTTCAACGATATACGGGAAATATTCTGGGCAAGTGGCGCCTGTCTTATAGTACGAAAGGATGCTTTTTGGAAGGTTGGTGGCTTTGATGAGGACTATTTTGCGCATCAGGAGGAGATCGATCTTTGTTGGCGATTTCAATCGGTGGGTAACAAGGTTGGCTACATTGGAACTTCTACCGTTTATCATGTGGGCGGAGCTACCCTGGCTTCAGCGAACCCCAGAAAAACATTCTTTAACTTCCGAAACTCACTTTTAAACCTATTGAAAAATAAAAAAGGGGCCTCGGTTTGGGGAATTATTTTTTTAAGACTCATTCTGGATGCCGTGGCTGCAGTGCAATTCCTATTTCAAGGAAAAGTAAAACACTTCCTTGCCGTAATGCGGGCACATCTCAGTTTTTATCTACTCATAGCTAAATTCCTCAAAAAGAGAAAAATACACGCTTCAGGCATCAAATATTTTCGTACTAATAGTATCGTTTGGAATTATTTTGTGCGAAAAGAACGCAACTTTAACGAAGGCTACTAA
- a CDS encoding OmpA/MotB family protein, with protein sequence MKKLLILALCSSFAFTSCVSKKKYAELEAQQKETQDLLNTATVKLNSCLTEKATAMTRAQELEARLADLKKTNADLIQSSKDLTMLTAKGATNLEKSLESLKEKDLKITRLQDALNKKDSVTLALVTSLKKEVGINDPDIQIDVEKGVVYISLSDKVIFKSGSYQISSRAKEILGKVATVINGKPNFEAMVEGHTDNVPYSNGLLLDNWDLSVKRATAIVRELQNLGVSPSRLVAAGRADYVPLVPNDSAENRSINRRTRILVLPKIDQFYDMIEKEMKSLEGQ encoded by the coding sequence ATGAAAAAATTATTGATTTTAGCTTTGTGTTCCAGCTTTGCATTCACGTCATGTGTATCGAAAAAGAAGTACGCTGAGTTAGAAGCCCAACAAAAAGAAACTCAAGATCTTTTAAACACAGCTACGGTTAAACTTAACAGCTGTTTAACTGAAAAAGCAACTGCCATGACAAGAGCTCAGGAGTTGGAAGCGCGTTTAGCCGATCTTAAAAAGACGAATGCCGATCTCATCCAAAGCTCAAAAGATCTTACAATGCTTACTGCTAAAGGAGCGACAAACCTTGAAAAATCTTTAGAGAGTTTAAAGGAAAAAGACTTGAAAATTACCCGTCTTCAGGATGCCTTAAACAAGAAGGACAGTGTTACACTTGCGTTGGTTACCAGCCTTAAGAAAGAGGTAGGTATTAACGATCCCGATATCCAGATCGATGTGGAAAAGGGTGTCGTGTACATCTCCCTTTCAGATAAAGTAATTTTTAAGAGCGGTAGCTACCAAATTTCATCCAGAGCTAAGGAAATTCTTGGTAAAGTTGCCACAGTGATCAATGGTAAACCTAACTTTGAGGCTATGGTTGAAGGACACACCGACAACGTTCCTTACAGCAATGGATTATTGTTAGACAACTGGGATCTTAGTGTGAAGCGTGCAACGGCTATTGTAAGAGAGCTTCAAAATCTTGGGGTTAGTCCGAGCAGATTGGTTGCAGCCGGACGTGCAGACTATGTGCCTTTGGTACCTAATGATAGCGCCGAGAATCGTTCTATCAACCGTCGTACCCGAATCTTAGTATTGCCTAAGATCGATCAGTTCTACGATATGATCGAGAAGGAAATGAAATCTTTAGAAGGTCAATAA
- a CDS encoding DinB family protein yields the protein MKKFILPLLVLALVSFTVADTPLTEAERDFAIYELNASHKHMMEVLDGLTEDQLNYKSTPDSWSIAECAEHIAISEENIFGMLQGTLQSDADPSKRSEVKLSDEELLKMIKDRSNKVKTSEPFEPTGKYGSFEATVDAFNNKRKANMDYVLNTQDDLRNRYAQLPFGTIDAYQVLLFMSGHTERHVKQMEEIIEDPDFPMK from the coding sequence ATGAAAAAATTTATTTTACCGTTATTAGTATTGGCATTAGTTAGTTTTACCGTTGCCGATACTCCACTTACTGAAGCAGAACGCGATTTTGCTATTTACGAACTTAACGCCAGTCATAAACATATGATGGAGGTATTAGATGGCCTAACCGAAGATCAGCTCAATTACAAAAGCACTCCAGATTCCTGGTCTATAGCCGAATGTGCCGAGCATATTGCGATCTCTGAAGAAAATATCTTCGGAATGTTACAGGGAACTTTGCAATCTGATGCAGATCCTTCCAAAAGATCGGAGGTAAAGTTGAGTGATGAAGAACTTTTAAAAATGATCAAGGACCGATCTAACAAGGTAAAAACCTCTGAGCCATTTGAACCCACCGGAAAATATGGCTCTTTTGAAGCAACTGTCGATGCTTTTAATAACAAAAGAAAAGCTAATATGGATTATGTATTAAACACTCAGGATGATCTGCGTAACCGCTATGCACAGTTGCCTTTTGGAACGATCGATGCATATCAGGTACTTTTATTTATGTCCGGACATACCGAACGCCATGTAAAGCAAATGGAAGAAATTATAGAAGACCCTGATTTTCCTATGAAATAA
- a CDS encoding nuclear transport factor 2 family protein, whose product MNEEQHIIEKFYEAFTELDAERMIEYYHDEVTFQDPAFGILKGEAAKNMWRMLCESQKGKDFKVVTSTIEVAEKSAKAHWEAYYTFGKHKRKIHNIITANFEFKDGKIINHIDRFNLYKWSRQAMGAKGYLVGWTTFFRKKLQKRTNLKLSEFSKNLIH is encoded by the coding sequence ATGAACGAGGAACAGCATATCATCGAAAAATTTTATGAGGCTTTTACCGAACTGGATGCCGAACGCATGATCGAATACTACCACGACGAGGTCACTTTTCAGGATCCGGCCTTTGGCATTTTAAAGGGAGAAGCTGCAAAGAACATGTGGCGAATGCTCTGCGAATCTCAAAAAGGAAAGGATTTTAAAGTGGTGACTTCAACAATAGAAGTAGCCGAGAAATCGGCTAAAGCACATTGGGAGGCGTATTATACTTTTGGAAAGCACAAGCGGAAAATACACAATATCATTACTGCAAATTTTGAGTTTAAAGATGGAAAGATCATCAATCATATCGATCGATTTAATCTCTACAAATGGTCCAGGCAGGCTATGGGCGCTAAAGGTTATTTGGTGGGTTGGACAACCTTTTTCAGAAAAAAACTGCAAAAAAGGACGAATCTTAAGTTATCGGAATTCAGTAAAAATCTAATTCACTAA
- a CDS encoding L-threonylcarbamoyladenylate synthase codes for MAEYIKIYEKNPNPKDVKRVVDIIKDGGLVIYPSDTVYALGCDITNNRALERVAHLKGVKLEKANFSFVCEDLSNLSDYVRQIDTATFKILKRSLPGPYTFILPGNNNLPTVFKKKKEVGIRIPDNSIVLAIVKMLGNPIISTSIKDEDEVIEYTTDPELIFEKWEKHVDVVVDGGYGGNIASTVIDLTGDEPVLIREGKGSLEV; via the coding sequence ATGGCAGAATACATAAAAATATATGAGAAAAATCCTAATCCGAAGGACGTAAAACGGGTTGTGGACATCATTAAAGATGGCGGACTGGTCATTTATCCCAGTGACACTGTCTATGCCTTGGGCTGCGATATTACCAATAATCGGGCTCTGGAGCGGGTGGCTCATCTTAAGGGAGTAAAGTTGGAAAAGGCAAATTTTTCCTTTGTTTGTGAAGACCTTAGTAATCTGTCCGATTATGTTCGCCAGATCGATACCGCAACGTTTAAAATTCTAAAACGCAGTTTACCCGGTCCTTATACTTTTATCTTGCCGGGTAATAATAATCTCCCAACCGTTTTTAAAAAGAAAAAAGAGGTTGGAATTCGAATTCCCGACAACAGTATTGTTCTTGCAATTGTGAAAATGCTTGGTAACCCAATAATTTCTACTTCTATCAAGGATGAGGATGAGGTGATAGAATATACAACCGATCCCGAGTTGATCTTTGAAAAGTGGGAAAAACACGTGGACGTTGTGGTTGATGGAGGTTATGGTGGAAATATTGCCTCCACGGTGATAGACCTTACCGGAGATGAACCCGTTCTTATTCGTGAAGGGAAAGGGAGTTTAGAAGTTTAA
- a CDS encoding alpha/beta hydrolase, with product MKNIKLLLLLVLAFQLSLISCSSEINDNSPLEMDDEPEPLAAVTRLNVSYGSHMQQAYDLYLPEGRTDDHTKVIILVHGGGWTAGDKADMSEFIPQLQINHPDHAIVNMNYVLANTTTPAFPNQFLDIQRVINKLTSEKEELQILPEFGLIGTSAGAHLSLQYDYVYDTTNAVKMVCDIVGPSDFTDPFYTNDPNFNILLQLLVDESAYPSGTNYAEAISPALQVSASSSPSILFYGDQDPLVPLSNGETLQQALSTNMITHSFTVYEGGHGDDWTAASLADLQLQLSAFINTHLPIE from the coding sequence ATGAAAAATATTAAATTACTGTTGCTACTGGTTCTGGCATTTCAGTTGAGTCTGATTTCCTGCTCTTCTGAAATCAATGATAATTCTCCATTGGAGATGGACGACGAACCCGAGCCGCTGGCTGCTGTAACTCGATTAAACGTGTCTTATGGGAGTCATATGCAACAGGCATACGATCTATACCTTCCGGAAGGGCGTACAGACGATCATACCAAAGTCATCATTTTGGTTCACGGAGGAGGTTGGACCGCCGGAGATAAGGCCGACATGAGCGAATTTATTCCTCAGTTGCAAATAAATCACCCCGACCATGCGATCGTGAATATGAACTATGTTCTGGCCAATACAACCACTCCCGCTTTTCCAAACCAGTTTCTTGATATACAACGGGTAATTAATAAACTCACCTCCGAAAAAGAAGAATTGCAGATCCTACCGGAATTCGGACTCATTGGCACTAGTGCGGGAGCACATTTGTCACTACAATACGATTATGTTTACGATACAACGAATGCCGTGAAAATGGTTTGTGATATTGTTGGTCCTTCAGATTTTACGGATCCCTTTTATACCAACGATCCTAATTTTAATATTCTTTTGCAACTTTTGGTGGATGAGAGTGCTTATCCTTCTGGCACCAATTATGCCGAAGCCATCAGTCCTGCGCTACAGGTCTCTGCTTCAAGCAGCCCTTCAATATTGTTTTATGGGGATCAGGATCCTTTGGTGCCGTTAAGCAATGGGGAAACGCTACAGCAAGCCCTAAGTACAAATATGATCACCCATAGCTTTACAGTGTATGAAGGTGGGCATGGAGATGACTGGACTGCAGCGAGTTTGGCCGACCTTCAGTTGCAGTTAAGTGCTTTTATAAACACACACTTACCCATAGAATAA
- a CDS encoding ATP-dependent helicase codes for MQEYLQQLNDAQRAPVLQKDGAMIVIAGAGSGKTRVLTFRIAYLMSQGVDPFNILALTFTNKAAREMKSRISRIVGSSEAKNLWMGTFHSIFAKILRFEADKLGYPSNFTIYDTQDSQSVIRAVIKEMHLDKDIYKYKQVYSRISSYKNSLITVKAYFNNPELMEADAMAKIPRLGEVYKAYVDKCFKAGAMDFDDLLLKTNELLTRFPDVLAKYQNRFRYILVDEYQDTNHSQYLIVKALSDRFQNICVVGDDAQSIYAFRGANINNILNFQKDYDDVVVYRLEQNYRSTKNIVNAANSIIEKNKQRLEKVVWTANDEGTKIKVNRTMTDGDEGRFVASSIFENAMSQQMKYSDFAVLYRTNAQSRAMEDALRKKDIPYRIYGGLSFYQRKEIKDVIAYLRLILNPKDEEALKRVINYPARGIGQTTIDKLIVAANHYERSMFEVMEHLDKIDLKINSGTKGKLQDFVTMIKSFQVLNKSYDAFQIAEHVTKKTGLLQELKKDGTPEGIARIENIEELLNGMRDFVEEQKELADTTGSLAEFLEDVALATDMDNDKGDSNRVALMTVHLAKGLEFPYVYIVGLEEDLFPSAMSMNTRSELEEERRLFYVAVTRAEKQAYLTYTQSRYRWGKLIDAEPSRFIDEISGDYLEYLTPVTEQRYKPLLDADIFGDVDKSKLRMRKPASGTPPAGPIESKMKKLRRIKPVSSDTDKNFDAAAANLNVGTVVEHVRFGKGKIMKVEGVGADTKAEINFENGGIKKLLLRFAKLNVLS; via the coding sequence TTGCAGGAATATTTACAACAACTGAATGATGCGCAACGGGCTCCGGTTTTGCAGAAGGACGGTGCTATGATCGTTATCGCCGGTGCAGGTTCGGGGAAAACACGAGTGCTAACCTTTAGGATCGCTTACCTTATGTCACAGGGGGTCGACCCCTTCAATATCCTTGCGCTTACTTTTACAAACAAGGCAGCCCGCGAAATGAAAAGCAGGATCTCGCGAATCGTAGGGAGCAGTGAAGCTAAAAATCTATGGATGGGTACCTTTCACAGCATTTTTGCGAAGATCCTTAGGTTTGAAGCCGATAAACTGGGTTATCCCTCCAATTTTACCATTTATGATACTCAGGATTCTCAAAGTGTTATCCGTGCGGTGATCAAAGAAATGCATCTCGATAAGGATATCTACAAATACAAACAGGTGTACTCCAGAATTTCCTCTTATAAAAATAGTCTTATTACCGTAAAGGCATATTTCAACAATCCCGAATTGATGGAAGCCGATGCGATGGCCAAAATTCCTCGTTTGGGAGAGGTGTATAAAGCCTATGTCGACAAATGCTTTAAAGCGGGGGCGATGGACTTTGATGATCTCCTTCTAAAAACCAATGAGTTGCTTACCCGTTTTCCGGACGTATTGGCCAAATACCAGAACAGATTCCGCTATATACTGGTTGATGAGTATCAGGATACAAATCACAGTCAGTACCTTATCGTAAAAGCCCTGTCTGACCGATTTCAGAATATATGCGTGGTAGGGGATGATGCTCAGAGTATTTATGCCTTCCGAGGAGCTAATATCAACAATATTCTTAATTTTCAGAAAGACTACGACGATGTAGTGGTGTACAGACTCGAACAGAATTACCGGTCTACCAAGAATATTGTAAATGCTGCAAACAGCATCATTGAAAAAAATAAACAACGGCTCGAGAAAGTGGTTTGGACAGCTAATGATGAAGGAACCAAGATCAAGGTAAACCGTACCATGACCGATGGGGATGAAGGACGATTTGTAGCGAGTTCCATCTTCGAAAATGCCATGTCCCAGCAAATGAAATACAGCGACTTTGCTGTGTTGTATCGCACCAATGCGCAATCGAGAGCAATGGAAGATGCGCTTAGAAAAAAGGATATTCCGTATAGGATCTATGGCGGACTTAGTTTTTATCAGCGAAAGGAAATAAAGGATGTGATCGCCTATTTGCGTCTTATTTTAAATCCAAAGGACGAAGAAGCCCTAAAGCGGGTGATTAACTATCCTGCGAGGGGAATAGGGCAGACTACTATCGATAAACTGATCGTGGCGGCCAATCACTATGAGCGTTCAATGTTTGAAGTGATGGAGCATCTGGACAAGATAGACCTCAAAATTAACAGTGGTACCAAAGGGAAACTTCAGGATTTTGTGACCATGATCAAGAGTTTTCAGGTGCTGAATAAGAGTTATGATGCATTCCAGATCGCTGAACATGTTACGAAGAAAACCGGTTTACTTCAGGAATTAAAGAAAGACGGTACCCCTGAAGGAATTGCCCGGATCGAAAATATTGAAGAGTTGCTCAATGGGATGCGGGATTTCGTAGAGGAACAGAAGGAACTGGCCGATACTACAGGATCACTGGCCGAATTCTTGGAGGATGTCGCACTAGCTACTGATATGGATAACGACAAAGGTGACTCCAATCGTGTAGCCTTAATGACGGTTCATCTAGCTAAAGGACTTGAATTTCCTTATGTTTATATAGTGGGGTTGGAGGAAGATCTCTTTCCCAGTGCCATGAGCATGAATACGCGCAGCGAACTGGAAGAAGAGCGCCGTCTGTTTTATGTAGCTGTTACCCGTGCCGAAAAACAGGCCTATTTAACGTATACACAGTCGCGGTATCGCTGGGGTAAGCTTATAGATGCAGAGCCTAGCAGGTTTATTGATGAAATATCGGGAGACTATCTGGAGTATCTCACTCCGGTTACCGAGCAGCGCTACAAACCACTACTGGATGCCGATATTTTTGGGGATGTTGATAAAAGCAAACTGCGCATGCGAAAGCCTGCTTCCGGAACCCCGCCGGCGGGACCAATTGAGTCGAAGATGAAAAAGCTTCGACGCATAAAACCGGTGAGCAGTGATACCGATAAGAATTTTGATGCGGCAGCGGCAAATCTTAATGTCGGAACTGTAGTGGAACATGTCCGATTCGGAAAAGGAAAGATCATGAAGGTGGAAGGCGTAGGGGCCGACACCAAAGCCGAGATCAATTTTGAAAATGGAGGCATAAAAAAATTACTCCTCCGATTTGCAAAACTCAATGTACTAAGCTAA
- a CDS encoding amidohydrolase, translating to MAQAQMNKDILNDINGIEEQVIEWRRYFHENPELSNREFKTAEKIATHLKSLGMEVQTGIAITGVVGILKGDKPGKVVALRADIDALPVTERNNLPFKSTVTDTFLNTETGVMHACGHDTHIAILMGVAEVLSKNKDKIKGTVKFIFQPAEEGPPPGEEGGAKLMIKEGVLENPKVDAIFGLHINSGTPVGTIKYKPGGTMAAVERFVVTVNGKQTHGSAPWTGVDPILISAKIIDGFQTIISRESPLVEEAAVITVGKISSGVRFNIIPESAEMIGTVRTLDPNMREMIMRRMNEMARDIAKAYGGSATIEWQNNTVVTYNDPELTAQMLPTLQNIAGANNVNLMKATTGGEDFSYFQEIVPGFYFFLGGMTPGNTTPYPHHTPDFIIDDSGLLLGVKTMTQLSLDYLNAQ from the coding sequence ATGGCACAAGCTCAAATGAACAAAGACATTCTCAACGACATTAACGGAATCGAAGAACAGGTAATTGAATGGAGACGTTATTTTCATGAAAACCCGGAACTCTCCAACCGCGAGTTTAAAACGGCTGAAAAGATCGCTACTCACCTTAAGTCCTTAGGAATGGAGGTGCAAACAGGCATAGCAATTACAGGTGTTGTAGGCATTTTAAAAGGAGATAAGCCGGGGAAAGTCGTCGCTCTTCGAGCCGATATCGATGCGTTGCCGGTGACAGAAAGAAACAATCTTCCCTTTAAAAGCACAGTTACCGATACTTTTTTAAACACCGAAACCGGAGTAATGCATGCCTGTGGACATGATACACATATAGCCATCCTTATGGGAGTGGCCGAAGTATTGAGTAAGAATAAAGATAAAATTAAGGGCACCGTAAAATTCATTTTTCAGCCTGCAGAAGAAGGTCCGCCACCCGGAGAAGAAGGCGGCGCAAAACTAATGATCAAGGAAGGAGTCCTTGAAAACCCTAAGGTAGATGCTATCTTTGGATTACACATAAACTCCGGAACTCCGGTTGGCACGATTAAGTATAAACCGGGCGGTACTATGGCTGCAGTAGAGCGTTTTGTAGTTACGGTTAACGGAAAACAAACCCATGGGTCTGCCCCGTGGACAGGAGTCGATCCAATATTGATTTCGGCCAAGATCATTGATGGTTTTCAGACCATTATCAGCAGAGAATCACCCTTAGTTGAAGAAGCAGCTGTGATCACTGTTGGAAAGATTAGTAGCGGTGTACGGTTTAACATCATTCCGGAAAGCGCCGAAATGATTGGTACAGTACGAACACTGGACCCCAATATGCGTGAAATGATCATGCGAAGAATGAATGAGATGGCAAGAGATATTGCGAAGGCGTATGGTGGATCTGCAACAATTGAATGGCAAAATAATACGGTTGTAACCTATAATGACCCGGAACTTACGGCTCAAATGCTTCCCACCTTGCAAAACATAGCAGGAGCAAACAATGTAAATCTTATGAAAGCCACTACCGGCGGGGAAGATTTTTCATACTTCCAGGAAATTGTACCCGGATTTTACTTTTTCCTCGGTGGAATGACTCCGGGTAACACCACACCCTATCCGCATCATACCCCGGATTTTATTATTGATGATTCAGGTTTACTTCTTGGAGTAAAAACGATGACTCAATTATCACTGGATTACTTAAACGCACAATAA
- a CDS encoding FMN-binding glutamate synthase family protein: MEALFDFILVIPWWGWILLFLVLVAVYDIFINKKHTILHNFPVVGHIRYMLEGVGPELRQYIVANNREELPFNRIERSWIYASAKNENNYEGFGTDRDIYAPNYIFINNAMLPYKMEKGHPNIKDPYFLASAKVMGLYNKRRKPYRPASVINVSAMSFGSLSARAIESLNRGCELAHAYHNTGEGGLSPYHKTGSDVVFHFGTGYFGVRDEHGNFSMEKLVRLVEENPQVRAIEIKLSQGAKPGKGGVLPGSKITAEIAEIRHVPIGKDVLSPPCHSAFEGVDGLMKFIEDIAEATGLPVGIKSAVGKMDDWVTMADIMVKTGKGPDFIAIDGGEGGTGAAPPSFADHMALPWMFGFAEVYKIFKSKELCHRIVFVGSGKLGFPARAVMAFSMGADIINVAREAMMAVGCIQAQQCHNNTCPSGVATQNKWLQRGINIKDKSVRAHFYFKNFRKELLEMTHACGYEHPSQFTMDDVDLSLGDKNLVKTLSESFTYHKTEVAFKSVKDLQKCPYLGGKYNKKVEKKHVKELKKKDKVRF, translated from the coding sequence ATGGAGGCACTTTTTGATTTTATTTTGGTAATTCCGTGGTGGGGATGGATTCTACTGTTTCTGGTACTTGTCGCAGTGTATGACATCTTTATCAATAAAAAGCACACCATTCTTCATAACTTTCCTGTAGTAGGGCACATTAGATATATGTTGGAAGGCGTAGGTCCCGAGTTAAGGCAATATATTGTCGCCAATAATCGTGAAGAATTACCTTTTAACCGTATTGAACGAAGCTGGATCTATGCTTCAGCAAAAAACGAGAACAATTATGAGGGTTTCGGGACAGATCGGGATATCTATGCTCCAAACTATATCTTTATTAACAACGCCATGCTTCCTTATAAAATGGAAAAAGGACATCCCAATATTAAGGATCCTTATTTTCTGGCAAGTGCGAAAGTAATGGGGCTTTACAACAAAAGAAGAAAACCATATCGTCCTGCATCGGTCATCAATGTTTCGGCTATGAGTTTTGGTTCACTTTCGGCGCGTGCGATAGAATCGTTAAATCGAGGGTGTGAACTGGCGCATGCATATCACAATACCGGTGAAGGCGGGCTCTCCCCCTATCATAAAACAGGCAGCGATGTTGTGTTTCACTTCGGAACCGGGTATTTTGGCGTTCGAGACGAACATGGAAATTTTTCCATGGAAAAGCTAGTCAGACTCGTTGAAGAAAACCCTCAGGTACGCGCCATAGAGATAAAACTTTCACAAGGGGCAAAACCTGGAAAGGGAGGAGTCCTACCGGGTTCGAAGATCACAGCCGAGATCGCAGAAATACGTCATGTACCCATCGGCAAAGATGTACTTTCTCCTCCCTGCCACTCCGCGTTTGAGGGTGTAGATGGGCTTATGAAGTTTATAGAAGATATCGCGGAAGCTACAGGTCTTCCGGTTGGTATAAAATCTGCCGTAGGAAAAATGGACGATTGGGTAACCATGGCCGATATCATGGTAAAAACAGGTAAGGGACCCGATTTTATTGCCATCGACGGTGGTGAAGGCGGAACCGGTGCGGCACCTCCAAGTTTTGCAGACCATATGGCACTACCGTGGATGTTCGGTTTTGCGGAGGTTTATAAGATCTTTAAATCCAAAGAGCTTTGTCATCGAATCGTTTTTGTAGGAAGTGGTAAACTAGGGTTCCCGGCCCGGGCAGTGATGGCATTTTCCATGGGGGCTGATATTATTAATGTAGCCCGGGAGGCTATGATGGCAGTGGGTTGTATTCAGGCGCAGCAATGCCATAACAACACTTGTCCCAGCGGCGTGGCCACACAGAATAAATGGTTACAGCGTGGAATAAACATTAAGGATAAAAGTGTAAGAGCGCATTTTTATTTTAAGAATTTCAGAAAGGAATTACTGGAAATGACTCATGCATGTGGTTACGAACACCCTTCACAGTTTACCATGGATGATGTGGATTTGAGTCTTGGCGACAAAAATTTGGTCAAGACCCTGTCAGAATCCTTTACTTATCATAAAACCGAGGTTGCGTTTAAAAGTGTTAAAGACCTTCAGAAATGCCCCTATCTTGGCGGGAAGTACAACAAGAAAGTGGAAAAGAAACATGTAAAGGAGCTGAAAAAGAAAGACAAAGTGAGATTCTAG